In a genomic window of Punica granatum isolate Tunisia-2019 chromosome 6, ASM765513v2, whole genome shotgun sequence:
- the LOC116212241 gene encoding transcription factor TCP12-like has protein sequence MFPPSSFSDLHLQYTDKALVIGRSSSPIGPTFYDLDDELIFEQLFFQEGQVTEARADVDINFTGSCYMMVETTEGANQAGNPISPDRVLPSMVRPSKKTRGKAAGSRKLQLMPRKRIGKKDRHSKIRTAQGLRDRRIRLSVHIARKFFDLQEMLGLDKASETIDWLLSESEGAIDELSKKKCSHLNMDSTPESAVVSETKEAEEEEEEEEGGQESGQSKEKKACRITRTRRDSRNKARERARERTREKLVMKGLNVEDSKQANEKPGNPKGGNLDGRVLGSPDNCRDSDHFGGHEMNASSIIERFLGITSTTTKPSSYPDLNLEYGCYEMIGGVDFLEGNVQEIADSNSPSLFMASYGGPQCNPNSILLNIPGLSQPKTA, from the coding sequence ATGTTTCCCCCCAGCAGCTTCTCTGACCTCCATCTACAGTACACGGACAAAGCCCTAGTCATCGGGAGGTCCTCTTCGCCGATCGGTCCAACATTTTACGATTTGGATGATGAATTGATATTCGAGCAGCTGTTCTTCCAGGAAGGGCAGGTGACTGAAGCTCGAGCTGATGTTGATATAAATTTCACCGGTTCGTGTTATATGATGGTCGAGACAACCGAAGGTGCCAATCAAGCAGGGAATCCCATCTCACCTGACCGGGTCTTGCCTTCAATGGTCCGTCCCAGCAAGAAAACAAGGGGCAAAGCTGCAGGTTCGAGGAAATTACAGTTGATGCCTCGGAAGAGAATCGGGAAGAAGGATAGGCACAGCAAGATCCGTACGGCGCAGGGCCTCAGGGACCGGAGGATAAGACTGTCTGTCCACATCGCTCGCAAGTTCTTCGACCTTCAGGAGATGTTGGGCCTTGACAAGGCCAGTGAGACCATCGACTGGCTGTTATCAGAGTCCGAGGGTGCCATCGATGAACTCTCCAAGAAAAAGTGCTCGCATTTGAACATGGACTCCACACCTGAGAGCGCGGTGGTATCGGAAACAAAGGAGGccgaagaggaggaggaggaagaagaaggcgGCCAAGAGAGTGGACAAAGCAAAGAGAAAAAAGCTTGCAGGATTACTCGCACCAGAAGGGACTCGAGGAACAAGGCGAGGGAGAGAGCAAGGGAAAGGACAAGGGAGAAGTTGGTGATGAAAGGGCTGAATGTAGAAGATTCAAAGCAAGCCAATGAGAAGCCGGGGAACCCTAAGGGCGGAAATCTTGATGGTAGGGTCCTCGGCTCACCAGACAATTGTAGGGATTCAGATCATTTTGGTGGCCATGAGATGAATGCTTCGAGCATTATCGAGAGATTCCTCGGAATCACGAGCACGACGACTAAACCCAGCTCATATCCGGATCTCAACTTAGAATATGGCTGCTACGAGATGATTGGAGGAGTGGATTTTCTGGAAGGTAATGTCCAAGAAATTGCTGATAGTAACTCACCCTCACTCTTCATGGCATCCTACGGCGGTCCCCAATGCAACCCCAATTCCATTCTATTGAACATCCCCGGGCTCAGCCAACCAAAAACGGCTTAG
- the LOC116212538 gene encoding coiled-coil domain-containing protein 130-like, with the protein MSSLAAARADNFYYPPEWTPEQGSLNKFHGQHALRERARKLDQGILIIRFEMPFNIWCGGCNSMIAKGVRFNAEKKQVGNYYSTKIWSFTMKSACCKHEIVIQTDPKNCEYVIISGAQRKTEDFDIEDAETFALPADEERGKLSDPFYRLEHQEEDIKKKKEAEPVLVRLQHLSDARHADDYSLNKALRAQLRSQKKRVAEEEAASRKMGLGIRLLPASEEESAAAGRVKFPPKFDRNMKDKRALIKSSSIFSSSSVSPLPSNKRRMELETKRRKIRAAAASSLLTGGFKPSSWSRTVALKEEGIEEP; encoded by the exons ATG TCTTCTTTAGCAGCTGCAAGAGCTGACAACTTCTACTACCCTCCAGAATGGACCCCAGAGCAG GGTTCTCTAAACAAGTTTCATGGTCAACATGCTTTGAGGGAGAGAGCACGGAAACTGGATCAGGGCATCCTGATCATAAG GTTCGAGATGCCTTTCAATATCTGGTGTGGTGGATGCAACTCTATGATCGCAAAGGGTGTACGGTTCAATGCAGAGAAGAAGCAAGTTGGAAACTACTATTCAACAAAG ATATGGAGCTTTACTATGAAATCAGCGTGCTGCAAGCATGAGATAGTTATCCAGACAGATCCAAAGAACTGTGAATATGTAATCATAAGCGGGGCTCAGCGAAAAACTGAGGATTTTGACATAGAGGATGCTGAGACATTTGCCCTTCCAGCTGACGAAG AAAGAGGTAAGCTCTCGGATCCATTTTACCGGCTGGAGCACCAAGAAGAGgatataaaaaagaagaaagaggcTGAGCCTGTACTAGTGCGCCTTCAGCATCTCTCTGATGCTAGACATGCAGATGATTATTCTCTGAACAAGGCCCTGAGAGCCCAACTTAGA TCTCAAAAGAAGCGAGTTGCGGAAGAAGAGGCTGCTTCTAGAAAGATGGGTCTCGGCATTCGACTTCTTCCTGCATCAGAAGAAGAGAGTGCTGCTGCTGGCCGTGTCAAATTCCCTCCAAAGTTTGACCGAAACATGAAGGATAAACGGGCACTGatcaaatcctcttccatcttctcttcttcttccgttTCTCCATTGCCatcaaataaaagaagaatggAGCTCGAAACAAAGAGGAGGAAAATTAGGGCAGCAGCAGCATCAAGCTTGTTAACAGGAGGATTCAAGCCATCTTCATGGTCGAGAACAGTGGCTCTAAAGGAGGAAGGCATAGAGGAACCTTAG
- the LOC116211642 gene encoding CLAVATA3/ESR (CLE)-related protein 12: MALKVSHLLFTLLWLSLLFLLFHHFHNAMPFFMNHNNQHIGTTTYPSSSLISRDQVSINRKVLTSKFDFAPFQKRHHRHQKNHMGGSSDERAKSEIDPRYGVEKRLVPTGPNPLHHR, encoded by the coding sequence ATGGCTTTGAAGGTCTCCCACCTGCTCTTCACCTTGCTTTggctctctctcctcttcctaTTGTTTCACCACTTTCATAATGCCATGCCCTTCTTCATGAATCACAACAATCAACATATAGGCACTACGACATACCCGTCGTCGTCCTTGATCTCTCGTGATCAGGTTTCGATCAACCGGAAGGTTCTCACCAGCAAATTCGACTTCGCTCCTTTTCAGAAACGCCACCATCGCCACCAGAAAAATCATATGGGAGGTTCTTCAGATGAGCGAGCTAAGAGCGAGATCGACCCTCGTTATGGTGTAGAGAAGCGCCTCGTCCCCACTGGCCCAAACCCGCTGCACCATCgatga
- the LOC116211484 gene encoding uncharacterized protein At1g26090, chloroplastic produces MLRFTSRRNRPEMAVTVPFSLFISKPACPFPFPSPPHRRKFRALTVTMASSPSSSSSRSDGDEEKPTKLVTFLGKGGSGKTTSAVFAAQHYARAGLNTCLVIHSQDPTAEHLLDCKIGPAPVTCNSNLSAVRLETTKMLLEPLKRLKEADARLNLTQGVLEGVVGEELGVLPGMDSIFSLFALERYVRFTGIKSPRNHQRERYDIVVYDGISSEETLRLIAASSKARLYLKYFRSIAEKTDLGRLAGPSIIGLVDDAMSLTDSQSVLNSNTSTRIWDTLEEMLLRGSSAFLEQHKFGCFIVMDPHNPVSVDSAIRYWGRTIQSGGQVSGAFGISSLDPSEDSNEKVKGLSPMPFAFIPHLSFCSRPDWNSVMLNSASRQSQELLSLPSSSHSNVMAPVKFDAAKKSVTLLMPGFDKSEIKLYQYRGGSELLVEAGDQRRVISLPSDIQGKVAGAKFVDRSLVITMR; encoded by the exons ATGCTCCGCTTCACTTCTCGCCGGAATCGCCCAGAAATGGCGGTCACTGTACCTTTTTCCCTCTTCATTTCGAAACCCGCCTGTCCCTTTCCTTTCCCATCTCCTCCACACAGAAGAAAGTTCCGAGCTTTGACTGTGACAATGgcttcttctccctcttcttctAGTTCTCGCAGTGATGGTGATGAGGAGAAACCGACCAAATTGGTGACGTTTTTGGGTAAAGGGGGGTCCGGCAAGACCACTTCAGCTGTCTTCGCTGCTCAG CATTACGCAAGGGCAGGACTCAATACATGCTTGGTGATACATTCACAAGATCCCACCGCCGAGCATCTCCTAGATTGCAAGATCGGGCCTGCTCCTGTTACCTGCAATAGTAACCTCTCAGCTGTGAGATTGGAGACAACTAAA ATGCTGCTTGAGCCTCTCAAGCGCCTCAAGGAAGCAGACGCCCGGCTTAATCTGACGCAAGGAGTTCTTGAAGGG GTGGTGGGGGAAGAGCTAGGGGTGCTTCCTGGAATGGACTCCATATTCTCACTTTTTGCCCTGGAGAGATATGTAAGATTCACGGGGATTAAGTCGCCGAGAAACCATCAGAGGGAACGCTATGACATAGTTGTATATGACGGTATCAGCTCTGAGGAAACTCTACGGCTGATTGCTGCAAGCAGCAAAGCAAG ATTGTACTTGAAATACTTCCGAAGCATTGCTGAGAAGACAGATCTGGGAAGATTAGCTGGTCCCTCGATCATTGGGCTCGTGGATGATGCAATGAGCTTAACTGACAGCCAGTCTGTTCTCAACAGTAATACAAGCACAAGGATATGGGACACGTTGGAAGAAATGCTACTG AGAGGATCCTCTGCCTTCTTGGAACAGCACAAGTTTGGTTGCTTCATTGTGATGGACCCACATAATCCAGTCTCAGTGGACTCAGCAATACGTTACTGGGGCCGCACGATCCAATCCGGTGGTCAAGTATCTGGTGCATTTGGTATCAGCTCTCTAGACCCTAGTGAAGATTCCAACGAAAAAGTTAAAGGACTTTCGCCGATGCCTTTTGCTTTCATCCCACACCTTTCATTCTGTTCCCGTCCTGATTGGAATTCAGTCATGCTGAATTCTGCCAGCAGACAATCTCAGGAACTTCTTTCTTTGCCATCATCAAGCCATAGCAATGTGATGGCACCAGTTAAGTTTGATGCAGCAAAGAAGTCGGTGACTCTTCTCATGCCTGGCTTTGACAAGTCAGAGATCAAGCTTTATCAG TATAGGGGAGGATCCGAGCTATTGGTGGAAGCAGGAGATCAGAGACGCGTAATTTCTTTGCCGTCGGATATCCAGGGTAAAGTGGCAGGTGCCAAGTTTGTTGATCGGAGCCTAGTTATTACCATGCGATAA